TCATTTCAAAATGACAGAGAAGGGTCCATGTTTGTTTTAGAATTTCCAGGCCAGGTCCTTGTAATTTACTGTTTTGTTATCTGTGAAAGAATGACAGAGAAGTGTCACCACTCTCATTATCATTACCTCCACCATCACCAAATCCTTGTCATAAAATAAGCTAATATTCCTGATACAGTGGTCCTCAGCCACCTACACTGCCTCAGTCACAGAGTCTGCCAACCTGTCATTAACTCCTCCCCTGTCCTTGTAATGTCCATTGGTGAATAATTTCTATTAGTTCTCTTCCAAAAGCCAATGTAATGTGACACTTCATTTGCTCCTAAAACCGTGTTCAGGATGCTTCtagttgttttttccttttagctatttcttattttgttgagTTCTTGGTAGCTTTGTGTACTATTTCCCCTGTAGAACATAATGTGATCAGCTCAAATGAATCTGATTGCTTGTTACTGAGCTCATTTCTTGTTCCCAAGCACAATACTTTTCACCAAGAACATGTTTTCTAACTGTGGTATCATGTGAATGAACTTCACGGTGTCAttatatgaatttaatttttatttgttcattttactCAGTGATTAGCTTCAACTTGCAGGTGCAAGAGCATAATCATCCACACATTCTGCTTCTGCAAATTGGAAACACATTTTGCAAGCTCCCTGGTGGCCGTTTGAAGCCTGGAGAAAATGGTACAATTTTAGATCCAATGCTCCAACTTCTATGTATGTGTATCCGTGTCTGTATGTCTTATTTTATCCTCAAAATTTTTGCAGAAATTGAAGGCTTGAAAAGGAAACTGTCAAGCAAACTAGCTGCTAATTCGCTTGCACTTCAACCTGATTGGCAGGTTTGTTCCATCAgaacttttaatatttgaatactCGTATCAGAGGTAGGGCTAGCCCCTACTCTCTGCACAAACATGTGGAATAAGAAATGTTAACTGGAAGTGTTgaagaactaaaaaataatccaatcatTTTCCAGTCGATTCCTTGTTTGTTACCTTCCGATCACATTCTGGCTGTTTCTGGGACATTCTGAATTTCTTTTTCGTTGTTCTTTGTCAATAAAGAATGttattatttccttaaaaataatgCTGGCCCTCTTTGTATTACGATATCATTATGTTGCCATGGAAATTCATGTCTAATTACTAGTTGGATTTTGTTGCAGATTGGAGAGTGTGTGGCTATTTGGTGGAGGCCAAATTTTGAGACTATAATGTACCCATACTGCCCTCCCCATATCACGAAACCCAAGGTAGAGTATAATTCCTCTTTAGATGACATGGCTATAGTTTTTGCGGCAAGTTCTTTTGAAGTTTCCTGAACTGAAAATGCTTTTACGATCCAGGAGTGTAAGAAGCTTTTCATTGTCCATTTATCTGAACGAGAGTATTTTGCTGTACCGAAAAATTTGAAACTGCTAGCTGTTCCCCTGTTTGAGCTATATGATAATGTCCAGAGGTATGGAGATATTGAACATTTTGTTCCTTCATTTTGTTTTAGAACTAGACCTGTCTCCCTGGGTTGGAACTTCAAATGCTGGCTGTAGCTTTAAGAATTTGACTAAGACATGTTCTTCAAAGGGCTAAAAAGAATAACACATAATTGGTTTTAAAATGCCATGAAGGATAAACTGATCAGATGTGTGAGCTTTGAACATGTGTTGCCACCAATGAAAATATCAGTATCGATGGaacaaatattgatattttgattttatggaaatattaatataagtgaaaagtttttgtaaaaataaaataaaattcacaaaaattgagaaaaaaatgtggAAATTTTGATTGAAACTTTAGCAAATGATAAAACAGgtaataatatacatattaaactagatttttaaagaaaataacacgagtatgatataataatattagacaacaaaaaaatattaactaataTCAGTATCATAGAATAGAGTTTATATATTCAGATACAAGTATTTTGATTCCTTTCCACATCGTATCAGGAATAATAAATTgtttagatttcattttttgttatatttgaaaTTCTATATGACATTTATGGGAATTGATAATCAAACATCGGTGAAACCATACCCCCTTTTTCAATATCAGTACCTCTTAATTATGGATATTTGTATGGAAACACAGAAACATCAtggatattttcatccttgtgtGTCCCTCAGAGTTTAACATGGTTTGTTACCTGGTT
The sequence above is drawn from the Vitis riparia cultivar Riparia Gloire de Montpellier isolate 1030 chromosome 15, EGFV_Vit.rip_1.0, whole genome shotgun sequence genome and encodes:
- the LOC117931626 gene encoding pre-mRNA cleavage factor Im 25 kDa subunit 2; translated protein: MVTSPVVNTYPLSSYTFGTKEPKMEKDTSVADRLARMKVNYMKEGMRTSVEAILLVQEHNHPHILLLQIGNTFCKLPGGRLKPGENEIEGLKRKLSSKLAANSLALQPDWQIGECVAIWWRPNFETIMYPYCPPHITKPKECKKLFIVHLSEREYFAVPKNLKLLAVPLFELYDNVQRYGPVISTIPQQLSRFQFNMMTV